The nucleotide sequence ATGTCAACGGATCGTCGCAAGGGTCCGGCGGACAAGTGGTCGGACCACATGGATCCGATACACCGGTGATCTCCGCACCCTACGGTCAAACTCCGCCGCCGCATCCGGGGCTGGCTGCGGTCAGTTGGACGTACACCCCGCCGTTGCCCCGTCGAGTTTTCCAGATCCACGATATCGTCACCATCCGGGTCGACGAAATCGCTCGCGTCCTGGCCGAGGGAAGCGCCGAAAGTCGCAAAATTACTCAGTACAGCGCCGTGCTAAGCGATTGGATCCGCTTGACCCAGGGCCGGTTGCAACCCGACGAACAGCCCAACGGCGACCCCAGCGTCGCGGGAAACACAAACAACCAATATCGCGCCGAATCGGACGTCGACACCAGCGAAGCTTTGACCTTCAACATTGCCGCTCGCATCGTCGACATTCGGCCCAACGGCAATCTGGTTTTGGAAGCCCGCAAGAAGTTTCGGGTCAACGACAACCTTTGGGAAACTGCACTATCAGGCATCTGTCGCGCCCAAGACGTGGGCCCCGACAACGTTGTGCTTAGCCGTGACCTGATCGATCTGGAAATTGACAAGCAAGATCAAGGACAATTGCGGGACGGATACAAACGAGGCTGGTTCACGCGTTGGTTCGACCGACTCCAGCCCTTCTGATCGCACGGACGCGAATCGGATGAAGAACAAACCCACCGACAAGGACGTCCCAATGCCGTCGCCCGATCCGAAACGATCGACCGATCGCACAATCGATCCGACACGATTTTGCGAAACCGTTTTGCTCCGGTGCATCGCGGTGTTTTCATTGCTGGTGTTCATCACTTTGGAAAACCGATGCGATGCCGCCGGGATGCGTCTGGGCGACATTTGTCGTGTCCGTGGCCAGGAAACGAACACACTGCAAGGCCTGGGGCTGGTGGTCG is from Crateriforma conspicua and encodes:
- a CDS encoding flagellar basal body L-ring protein FlgH, whose translation is MALLLSVSLVSPSLGLAQSTSLFHGDDVNGSSQGSGGQVVGPHGSDTPVISAPYGQTPPPHPGLAAVSWTYTPPLPRRVFQIHDIVTIRVDEIARVLAEGSAESRKITQYSAVLSDWIRLTQGRLQPDEQPNGDPSVAGNTNNQYRAESDVDTSEALTFNIAARIVDIRPNGNLVLEARKKFRVNDNLWETALSGICRAQDVGPDNVVLSRDLIDLEIDKQDQGQLRDGYKRGWFTRWFDRLQPF